DNA sequence from the Halogranum gelatinilyticum genome:
TTCGGACAGCCGCTCCCGTCACTCAAGGAACGACGGCTCCGACGGCTCGGCGCGGTCTCCCTCGACGAAGTCGGCGAAGTCCGCGGCGAACCGCGCCACTGCCTCCCAGTCGGTGTACTCGTAATCGCGGGAGGTGTCCGTATCGCCCGTCATGTCCTTCGCGATGCGTTTGAGCACCTGCCGTTTGAGGAAGCCGTACTTCGAGTACCGGAGCGCGCCGCCGAAGACGGCGATGCGGTCCGGTTGCCAGGCCGTCGCCTCGATGAACTCGTCGACGTATCCTGCGGCCTCCGCCTGCGTCGCCTCGTCGTCCGCGACGATACTCAGACACACCTGGAAGAAGCCGGTCGGCCGCGCCGCCAACGTCTCGCGGTGGGCGTCGACGAACGACCGGACGGCCGACTGGTGGCCGCCGACGTGGATGGACGCGCCGACGAGGACGGCGTCGTATCCGGCGGGGTCAGCCGGGTCGGAGGTCGAGAGGTCGACCGTCTCGACAGTGTGGCCGCGCTCGCGGAGTCCGTCGGCGATGCGGCCCGCGATCTTCGCAGTCTGTCCCTCCGTGGTCCCGTAACAGACGAGTATTGACGACATGATCTCTCGACTGAAGAGAGGCGTTGCGGGAGTATAACCGAGGGAGTCGCTTCTCAGCGACTGAGAACAGCGGCCGATAGGGACGGCGACACGCGAACTGCCGCGGCGACAGGCGGACCGCTACGCGACGACGGCACGACGCGATGACGACGCGATGACGACCCGACGGCTACGACCGGTTCTTGAACCGAACATATCTAGAGACAAATTATTGAGTTCTAAACTTTCATGCCGATTTAACTATCGTAACGATAACAACGACAACAACGTTTAACAAGGTGGTTCCGGCTGTACTAGTCACACAGATGCCGGACCACGACGCGCCCCGCACACGTACCGTCGACGAGAGCCCAACCGCCGCCGAGTCGGCCGCCGGTCCCGACGGGCTGTCGCTCGACGCTCGGACCGCCCGAACCCCCGCCACCGACCATCCGACGCTCCGGCCACGGACCGGAAGCGAGGTTCTCGGTGTCTCGCTCCGCTCGCTGCTCGCCGCCGACGAGGACGCGACGCTCCGAACCGTCTCCGACCACGACCACTACGACAGTCTCCGCGCGATGCGGCGGACCGACGCGTTCGGTCGGCTGCGACGCTATCTCGGCCGTCGAGCGCAGAGCGTCTCGCTCACGTGCCGGAGCGCGGCAGTGGTACACGGGGAGACGGCGTCGGGTGACCGAGTGGAGGTCGCCGTCGCGGCGGTCGACGTGCGGGCCAGCCCGTACGACGACGGGTTCGCGCTCCTCGCGCGGCGGGTCGCCGACGACGAACTCGTCGCCGCTGGTATCGAGTACGTCGAGACGGAACGGCGGTCGCTGCCCGCTGACGGTCCGGCAACGCCCACGCGTCGGCAGACCGAAGTCTCCGTCTCGATGACGGCAGTCGACGTACTCGGTAGTATCGAAGAAGAGCGAGTCACGCTGGACGCCGACGGGTCTGCAGGGCAGCCTGCGGACTGAGCGCGCCGCTCAGCCGAGGAGGTAGCGCGTCCACGGATACCGCTCGACGAGCGGTTGGCCGTCGATCTCGTACTGTTCGATGTAGCTGTCGAGTCCGAGGATGCGGCCCGCGCCGAAGGCGGCCACCGAGAGGAACACCAACATGTACGCGAAGTCGCCGTTGATGTACCCGTGGGCGATGTCCCAGTTGCCGAGGTAGAACAGCAACATCATGAACGCCCCCCAGAAGGCGGCGAGCCGGGTCATCGCACCGACGAGGAGTCCGAGACCGATGAGCACCTCACCCCACGGGACGGCGACGTTGACGAAGTCGACGAACCACGGCGTCTGTCCCATCGCCACGAACAGTCCAGCGGCCGGACTTCCATTGGCTGCGGGGGCGTTCTGGAGATAGCCTGCGGCACTGAAACTCCCCGACAGCACCTTGTCGATGCCGCTCTGGAAGAACGCGATTCCCATCATCAGCCGCAGACCGAGGATGAACCAGACGCTCAGGCTGTGGAGCTTCCCGGTCGCGGTGAATCCCGATACAGTGCTTTGGAGTGAGACTTCTCTTGACGCCATAATCCGGTAAAAATGACGGGTAAATCCTACAAAAGTCTATCCCAAAAACGATTTTTTCAGTGACACGACAGCAAGTAATCATTTATCTTGACACGTTTCGACGCCGCAGTTGACCGTGACGACTTCGAACCGCCAGAGCCCGGTCGAACCAGCGACGTACCGGACTATCGGCTCACGCCGCCGTCCGGGGGGCTAATGTTTGCCGAGACACAAGTCATTTTAAAGATATATACTCGTCACATCGGCATGGCAACTTCGACAGTTCGCGGAACGATTTCGGGGATGGGGAGCCGAGCGAACCCGGCGTTCGCCGCCGCCGTCGTGTTCGTGCCGCTCGCCGCGCTCGGCTACGCGGTGACTATTGGATCGCTCCAGCAACACACCTACGTCCACGTCATGACGGGCGTGCTCTGGACGGGCATCGACCTGTTCATGGGTCTCGTGCTCGGCCCGGTCGTCGGCGGTCTCGAGGAGGACCAGAGTGCCGCCGTCTTCCAGCGTCTGACGCCGAAGACGGCCTTTCTCCTGCCGTCGCTGGCACTCGTGACCATCGCCAGCGGCATCACGTTGGCCCAACGGCTCGGCCTGTTCACGAACGGCGAGCCGTGGCTCGCGCTGTTTACCTTCGCCAATCTCGTCCCGGCACTGTTGCTCATCGCGTGGCGGCTCGACGCCTGGCGCGACTGGCGGTGGCAGCTCCCCTTCGCGCTCGCGACGGTCGGCTCGGTCGCGTGGGTCGCTCTCACCCTCGGCGATCTCCGGATGATCGACCCGGCACTCGTCATCGCGCTCGGTATCGTGACGATCCTCTCGGTCCAGGGCTTCGGCTTCCTCATGCCCGGCGAGATCCGGATGTACCGCGAGATGCGCTCGGCGACGCCTGACTCGTCGGTCATCGCCGCCATCGGCACACAGAACGCCATGCTGGGAGGCGTGCAGGGCGCGTTTCAGCTGCTGCTCATCCTCGATATGGTCTATCTCCGCTACGGCGGCTTCCCGCTCTGATTCCCTACGACGAGGCTTCCAGCCCACGCAGTCGCTCGTGGACGGTCTCGTTCGCCTGTGAGGAGAGGATCAGCCGCGCGACACCGCGGGCGGTGACGTCGTTGAGCCACCGGGCGAGCCGGCAGCGGGGGCCGAATTGCGACTGCAGGGCGACGGCCGTCCGCCACGCGCTGTCGCGACACTCGTCGATGGTGAACACCAGGAGCCACTCGTCGAGGCGGCCGAGGGAGTCGTCGACCGTCTCCAGACCGGGAGCGTCCCGCTCGGCCAACGCGTCCTGCGTCTCGTCGAGCAAGTGGCTGATGACGTCCGTGACCGCGTGGTGGTCCGCGTACTTCTCGCGGCGGCCGGACTCGGTTCCCACCGCCGCCAACGTCAACGCGAGGTCGTAGTTGATGTGGGCGTTCACGCCGAGTGCGGCGTCTTGGACGACGAGACCGTCGCCACGGGCCGCGGCGTCGAACGCGAGCTGCCACGCCTCGGGAACCAGTTCGGCGTTGCCCGCCTCGTAGTCGTAAACGGCCTGCCGGTAGAGGTTCGCGAACTCGACGAGATACGCGCTCACCCACTCGGGGTCGGCGAAGTCGCCCCGGTCGATGCCCTCGGCGACGGCAGCGGTCATGCGTGCGTAGATATTGAGAAACACTGCCCGACGGTCCTCCCGTTCCTCGAACGCCGCGGCGAGACCGACCAGCCGCTCGTGTGCGTCGGTGACGTCGAGATACGGGTCGGCGACGAGTCCGAGAAGTTCCGGGTCGCGCCGTGGCCGGGGGTCCGTCGACGACCCCCTTCGGACGCCACCGACGGCGACGCGGAGCTGCTTGCGCCGCGTACTGCCGGGTCCGTGTGATCGCATACCACGAGAGATTCTCCCGAGACAGCATAACGCTTCACCCCGACCGAAGACCCTGGACGGCCTCGCTCGCGACGGTGGGAGCGCGCCCGAAGACACCGAACGCCGAGGCTCCTCAGCGCGCCAGGCTTAGAACTGCATCACCGCTTCCTCCGTCACGATGGTCTCTACCAGTCGAATCGGCGTGGCGTCGTAGGCGGGGTTTTCGACCGCGAACCCTTCCATCGGTTCGAGCAGGACCTCCGACCCCGGCCGGAACTTGTTCTGGAAGTCGAAGCCGCTCCCGATGAACTTCGCGGAGGAGGCGATGACGGTCATCGGCACGTCCTGGTCTGCGGCCGCCGTCGCGATGGGGTAGGTGCCGATCCGGTTGTAGACGACGTCGTCGATGAGACAGTTCATCCCGACGAGGACGCGGTCACACTCCGAGAGGTAGTATCCGGCCGCGCTGTCGGTGATGAGTGTCACGTCGACGCCGGGCCACTCGGCAAGCTGGCGGGCCGTCCGTCGGCCGAGGAAGCGCGGCCGCGACTCCGTCACGTACAGTTCGAACGTCTTGCCTGCTTCGAGAGCGCGTTCGAGCGTCGCCATCACCGTCGAGGAGTTCTCGTGTGTCAGGAGGACGTCGCCGTCGGAGAGCAGCTCTGCGGCCCGCTCGGCCGCGAGCCGCTTGCTCGATTCGACCTCCTCGACGACGTCGTCGATGGCCGCGAGCAGCCGTTCTTTCGCCTCGTCGACGGTGTCGGCCTCGGTCTCGGTCAGGCTCTCGACGATCCGTTGTTGGGTCGTATGCAACGGTGCGTGCGAACTGTTCGCACGTTGGAGGGCACTGCTGTTGCGCTCGACGAGACGGACGAACTCGTCGACGCTGTAACACTCCCGGTCGGCCAACTCTCGGAGTGCCTCGGCGGCCTCCACGGCGACGACCGACGCGCTCTGGGTGTCCATCTCCTCGATCCGGCGGACCGTGTCGTCGATTTCGCTCATTTTGTGTACGTTGTTACCACGCCTTTAGATAGTTCCCGATGCACTCGGCGACGCTGCCCCGACTGACTGCCATCTCGAAGACGGGACCGACCG
Encoded proteins:
- a CDS encoding translation initiation factor eIF-2B — protein: MSEIDDTVRRIEEMDTQSASVVAVEAAEALRELADRECYSVDEFVRLVERNSSALQRANSSHAPLHTTQQRIVESLTETEADTVDEAKERLLAAIDDVVEEVESSKRLAAERAAELLSDGDVLLTHENSSTVMATLERALEAGKTFELYVTESRPRFLGRRTARQLAEWPGVDVTLITDSAAGYYLSECDRVLVGMNCLIDDVVYNRIGTYPIATAAADQDVPMTVIASSAKFIGSGFDFQNKFRPGSEVLLEPMEGFAVENPAYDATPIRLVETIVTEEAVMQF
- the hemG gene encoding menaquinone-dependent protoporphyrinogen IX dehydrogenase, which produces MSSILVCYGTTEGQTAKIAGRIADGLRERGHTVETVDLSTSDPADPAGYDAVLVGASIHVGGHQSAVRSFVDAHRETLAARPTGFFQVCLSIVADDEATQAEAAGYVDEFIEATAWQPDRIAVFGGALRYSKYGFLKRQVLKRIAKDMTGDTDTSRDYEYTDWEAVARFAADFADFVEGDRAEPSEPSFLE
- a CDS encoding DoxX family protein, which produces MASREVSLQSTVSGFTATGKLHSLSVWFILGLRLMMGIAFFQSGIDKVLSGSFSAAGYLQNAPAANGSPAAGLFVAMGQTPWFVDFVNVAVPWGEVLIGLGLLVGAMTRLAAFWGAFMMLLFYLGNWDIAHGYINGDFAYMLVFLSVAAFGAGRILGLDSYIEQYEIDGQPLVERYPWTRYLLG
- a CDS encoding DUF5995 family protein; the protein is MRSHGPGSTRRKQLRVAVGGVRRGSSTDPRPRRDPELLGLVADPYLDVTDAHERLVGLAAAFEEREDRRAVFLNIYARMTAAVAEGIDRGDFADPEWVSAYLVEFANLYRQAVYDYEAGNAELVPEAWQLAFDAAARGDGLVVQDAALGVNAHINYDLALTLAAVGTESGRREKYADHHAVTDVISHLLDETQDALAERDAPGLETVDDSLGRLDEWLLVFTIDECRDSAWRTAVALQSQFGPRCRLARWLNDVTARGVARLILSSQANETVHERLRGLEASS